The following are encoded in a window of Thermogemmatispora onikobensis genomic DNA:
- a CDS encoding helix-turn-helix domain-containing protein — MALRSDELHYNLQHLNGMLTTHEAAKQLDLSYWHFMHLVEAGRIPGVRIVDRWLFSPADLDEYKRRRYGELVDLARTALSHPDVDLTEKQATICRYLANSERPSAIARKLQQSRQAVYSQITLIREKVARILDQRADPNADPEQAAPRRKSRRRQRSKEPIPLPSPVSEAEASAQATGAEVPDSGVTP, encoded by the coding sequence ATGGCCTTACGGAGCGATGAACTGCACTATAACTTGCAGCATCTGAATGGTATGTTGACTACCCACGAGGCTGCCAAACAACTCGATCTGAGTTACTGGCACTTTATGCACCTTGTAGAGGCCGGACGCATCCCCGGCGTACGAATCGTTGATCGCTGGCTCTTCTCTCCGGCGGACCTCGATGAGTATAAGCGCCGGCGCTATGGCGAACTGGTCGATCTGGCCCGGACTGCGCTCTCTCACCCCGATGTCGATCTGACAGAGAAACAAGCCACCATCTGTCGCTATCTGGCCAATAGTGAACGCCCCTCCGCTATCGCCCGCAAGCTTCAGCAGTCACGCCAGGCCGTCTACTCCCAGATTACCCTGATCCGCGAAAAAGTGGCTCGCATCCTCGATCAACGCGCCGACCCCAATGCTGACCCCGAGCAGGCTGCTCCCCGCCGTAAGAGCCGTCGCCGGCAGCGCAGCAAAGAGCCAATTCCTTTACCCTCCCCGGTCTCTGAGGCGGAAGCATCCGCTCAGGCCACCGGCGCCGAAGTTCCCGATAGTGGTGTGACCCCCTGA
- a CDS encoding patatin-like phospholipase family protein, whose product MSNTRDIPLASLSQCASNSSPAHPPALVADAVFEGGGMRALAHIGALAVAEERGYRWYRLAGTSAGAMIAALVAAGYSAAELHAIMGAVDYRRFADDAADDHLHLHQVSRLLFKLGLHAGIELEHFMRELLQARGLRRFGDLRLPPERAAAVGSSPAYRLTVIAADVSRRRLLCLPQDLHSERACYGLDPDQLDIARAVRMSASIPFFYVPVSLRRLDGGLSYIVDGGLVSGFPLFALVPPDGEAARPLLGFRLCQGDGEDDEDGSDKGADRPGEPILLPPGNLVAFSQALLETMLSAHDRFALEQRAHGMGAIRTISIPVGKIGATRFDLSRGEIEALYRQGRAAAERFFAGLPAEQASPGARA is encoded by the coding sequence ATGTCTAACACTCGCGACATTCCTCTTGCCTCTCTCTCTCAGTGTGCTTCCAATTCCAGTCCTGCTCATCCGCCGGCTCTGGTCGCTGACGCCGTCTTCGAAGGCGGTGGCATGCGAGCGTTGGCTCACATTGGGGCCTTAGCCGTCGCCGAAGAGCGCGGCTATCGCTGGTACCGTCTCGCGGGCACCTCAGCCGGGGCCATGATCGCCGCCCTGGTTGCCGCTGGCTACAGTGCTGCCGAGCTACACGCCATCATGGGGGCCGTCGACTATCGTCGCTTTGCCGATGATGCCGCCGACGACCACCTGCATCTCCATCAGGTCAGCCGCCTGCTCTTCAAGCTCGGCCTGCACGCGGGCATCGAACTGGAGCATTTCATGCGTGAGCTGCTCCAGGCGCGTGGCCTGCGCCGCTTCGGCGACCTGCGCCTTCCTCCAGAAAGAGCCGCGGCGGTCGGTAGCTCCCCGGCCTATCGGCTGACCGTGATTGCTGCCGACGTCAGCCGACGGCGCCTGCTGTGTCTTCCCCAGGACCTGCACAGTGAGCGGGCCTGCTATGGTCTCGATCCCGACCAGCTTGACATTGCCCGCGCCGTACGCATGAGCGCGAGCATCCCCTTCTTTTATGTGCCAGTGTCCCTCCGGCGCCTCGACGGCGGACTCAGCTACATTGTCGACGGCGGCCTCGTCAGCGGCTTCCCGCTCTTCGCCCTGGTTCCTCCAGATGGTGAAGCGGCCCGCCCTCTGCTGGGTTTTCGCCTCTGCCAGGGCGACGGCGAGGACGATGAGGATGGTAGCGACAAAGGCGCAGATCGGCCAGGGGAGCCGATCCTCCTGCCGCCGGGCAACCTGGTCGCCTTTAGTCAGGCCCTCTTGGAGACCATGCTATCGGCCCATGACCGCTTCGCCCTGGAGCAGCGCGCTCATGGAATGGGGGCCATCCGCACCATCAGCATCCCCGTTGGCAAGATCGGAGCCACGCGCTTCGACCTGAGTCGCGGCGAGATCGAAGCTCTCTATCGCCAGGGCCGGGCCGCCGCAGAGCGCTTCTTTGCCGGGCTGCCTGCAGAGCAAGCGAGTCCAGGGGCCAGGGCCTGA
- a CDS encoding SCP2 sterol-binding domain-containing protein — MTTAEIFEAMVQNVNPSAASGLNKTFQWNITGDDPGVYAIKVENGQAELIKGGVEKPDITLTVSDKDWASIVEGKLDPTTAFMTGKIKISGDMMLAMRLQNLFNRPR; from the coding sequence ATGACAACTGCTGAGATCTTCGAAGCAATGGTTCAGAATGTCAATCCGTCAGCCGCGAGTGGGCTGAACAAGACCTTCCAGTGGAACATCACCGGCGATGATCCTGGCGTCTATGCCATCAAAGTGGAAAATGGTCAGGCTGAGCTGATCAAGGGCGGCGTCGAGAAGCCCGACATCACCCTTACCGTCAGTGATAAAGACTGGGCCTCCATTGTTGAGGGAAAGCTCGATCCTACGACGGCCTTCATGACTGGCAAGATCAAGATCAGCGGCGATATGATGCTGGCGATGCGCCTTCAGAATCTCTTCAATCGGCCTCGCTAA
- a CDS encoding NUDIX domain-containing protein, whose protein sequence is MPLRPEDARFAIGLDLILTDADRSQIALILRADEQRYALLGEKMRWGERADQAFLRALREELGLTKILPSRVNGELNRKLQASGILCWQLAGLFGLLRPERDPRFLQAPLAERAQVLSLAYLVDCDLSRLQQVVKPGNSVLRLELFSLTALPTLFLDHAELIRHILEAERRGELPLIR, encoded by the coding sequence ATGCCATTACGCCCAGAAGATGCCCGCTTCGCCATCGGCCTCGACCTCATCCTCACCGACGCGGATCGCAGCCAGATTGCCCTGATCTTGCGCGCGGACGAGCAACGTTACGCCCTGCTGGGAGAAAAAATGCGCTGGGGAGAGCGCGCTGATCAGGCTTTTCTGCGCGCCTTGCGCGAAGAGCTGGGCCTGACAAAGATCCTGCCCAGCCGCGTCAATGGCGAACTCAACCGCAAGCTGCAGGCCAGCGGCATCCTGTGCTGGCAACTCGCCGGACTCTTTGGTCTCCTGCGGCCCGAACGCGATCCCCGCTTTCTCCAGGCCCCGCTGGCCGAGCGCGCGCAGGTCCTCTCGCTGGCCTATCTGGTCGACTGCGATCTGAGCCGCCTTCAGCAGGTCGTCAAGCCGGGGAACAGCGTCCTGCGGCTGGAGCTTTTCAGCCTGACCGCGCTGCCCACCCTCTTTCTCGACCATGCCGAGCTGATCAGACACATCCTTGAGGCCGAGCGACGCGGAGAGCTGCCGCTGATCCGTTAG
- a CDS encoding DUF1786 domain-containing protein has product MAPAAARVLAIDIGTGTQDILLFESGRTMENNVKLVMPSPTVIVAERIRRATEAGRPLLLTGVTMGGGPSHWAARDHALAGYPVAVTPEAARTFDDDLNAVAQMGFEIVSEEEAARQARRPDVVHIELQDLDGQAIVQALRTFDVDPRVDALAIAAFDHGAAPPGYSDRRFRFEFLEHMIRRSPRPATFAYLAEEIPPALTRLQALKRSVARYMEYSGSRPDLPVLVMDTGAAAALGALEDPLVRQQRQSLLCNIGNFHTLAFHLVEGRIVGLFEHHTGEISRARLEELLQKLAAGILTNDEVFEDSGHGALVLEPARPAASPTTSPELPFLAVTGPRRELLRGSALPHYEAVPHGDMMLAGCFGLLRALAERVPELAPAIRPALLNGRDSLARG; this is encoded by the coding sequence ATGGCACCTGCAGCAGCGCGCGTGCTGGCGATCGACATCGGCACGGGAACACAGGATATCCTGCTCTTCGAAAGCGGCAGGACGATGGAAAATAATGTGAAGCTGGTGATGCCCTCGCCAACGGTGATTGTAGCCGAGCGCATTCGCCGGGCGACGGAGGCGGGCCGGCCTCTGCTGCTGACCGGGGTCACGATGGGCGGTGGCCCTTCGCACTGGGCGGCCCGCGACCATGCTCTGGCTGGCTATCCGGTCGCAGTGACTCCCGAGGCGGCGCGCACCTTCGACGATGATCTGAATGCGGTGGCGCAGATGGGCTTTGAGATCGTCAGTGAGGAGGAGGCCGCCCGGCAGGCCCGGCGCCCGGATGTGGTCCATATTGAGCTGCAGGATCTGGACGGGCAGGCCATCGTCCAGGCTTTGCGCACCTTCGATGTTGATCCGCGAGTGGATGCCCTGGCCATCGCCGCCTTCGATCACGGGGCTGCTCCTCCGGGCTATAGCGATCGGCGCTTCCGCTTCGAGTTTCTGGAACACATGATCCGCCGCTCGCCAAGACCGGCAACCTTCGCCTACCTGGCGGAGGAGATTCCGCCGGCGCTGACCCGCCTGCAGGCGCTCAAAAGAAGTGTTGCCCGCTATATGGAGTACAGCGGTTCCAGGCCGGACCTGCCGGTGCTCGTGATGGATACGGGGGCTGCGGCAGCATTGGGGGCCTTGGAGGACCCACTGGTGCGCCAGCAGAGACAGAGCCTGCTGTGCAACATCGGCAACTTCCATACACTGGCTTTCCACCTGGTGGAAGGACGTATCGTCGGTCTTTTTGAGCACCACACCGGCGAGATCAGCCGGGCACGCCTGGAGGAGCTGCTGCAGAAGCTGGCCGCCGGCATACTGACCAACGATGAGGTCTTTGAGGATAGCGGACATGGGGCACTGGTGCTGGAGCCAGCGCGCCCAGCGGCGTCGCCTACTACCTCCCCGGAGCTGCCGTTTCTGGCGGTCACCGGCCCCCGCCGCGAGCTGCTGCGCGGCTCGGCACTGCCTCACTACGAGGCCGTACCGCATGGCGATATGATGCTGGCCGGTTGTTTCGGTCTGCTGCGCGCTCTGGCCGAGCGTGTGCCCGAGCTGGCCCCAGCGATTCGGCCCGCACTCCTGAACGGGAGAGACAGCCTGGCCCGTGGCTGA
- a CDS encoding class I SAM-dependent methyltransferase — protein sequence MASEKEHDENRRPNQNTYLIDSENAGELARLMLQDRILTAGMGGLFPEFPQGAPLPAGGRVLDLACGPGGWALEVAFAYPKVEVIGVDISQAVIEYARAQAWSRGLENAHFQVMDVMQPLDFPDASFDLINGRLLFGFMLPGAWPRLLAECRRLLKPGGVIRLTETELTLTTSPALERYQALLCDALKKAGQSFSADGRHVGLTPVLPRLVRQAGFANVRLRASAVEWSIGTEAHYPVFKDWLMGLELMRPFVLKMESLDKSDLERLEQQAVAEMQQEGFCGLYSLLTVWGYKPQ from the coding sequence ATGGCGTCTGAGAAGGAGCACGACGAGAACAGGAGGCCCAACCAGAACACCTATTTGATTGACTCTGAGAATGCCGGTGAGTTAGCGCGCCTGATGCTGCAGGATCGCATCCTCACCGCAGGCATGGGCGGCCTCTTCCCCGAGTTTCCTCAAGGGGCGCCGCTGCCCGCAGGGGGGCGCGTCCTCGACCTGGCCTGCGGCCCGGGAGGCTGGGCGTTGGAGGTGGCCTTTGCCTATCCCAAAGTGGAAGTGATCGGCGTTGACATCAGCCAGGCAGTGATCGAGTATGCGCGGGCGCAGGCCTGGTCGCGCGGGCTGGAGAACGCCCACTTTCAGGTGATGGATGTCATGCAGCCGCTGGACTTTCCCGATGCCTCCTTCGATTTGATCAACGGGCGGCTGCTCTTTGGCTTCATGCTGCCGGGGGCCTGGCCAAGGCTGCTGGCCGAGTGCCGACGCCTGCTCAAGCCGGGTGGGGTGATCAGGCTGACGGAAACTGAGCTGACGCTGACGACCAGTCCGGCCTTAGAGCGCTATCAGGCCTTGCTCTGCGATGCACTCAAGAAAGCCGGCCAGAGCTTCTCGGCAGACGGGCGCCATGTTGGCCTCACGCCGGTGCTGCCGCGGCTCGTGCGTCAGGCGGGCTTTGCCAACGTGCGCCTGCGGGCCAGTGCCGTCGAGTGGTCGATAGGAACTGAAGCCCATTATCCGGTCTTCAAAGACTGGCTGATGGGCTTAGAACTTATGAGGCCCTTTGTGTTGAAGATGGAGAGCCTCGACAAGAGCGATTTAGAGCGCTTAGAGCAGCAGGCGGTGGCCGAGATGCAGCAGGAGGGGTTTTGTGGGCTGTACTCGCTGCTGACCGTCTGGGGATACAAGCCTCAGTAG
- a CDS encoding helix-turn-helix domain-containing protein, with protein sequence MKRTAMRRPYHRGPRVASPGGLRPEEWRVLILARQGLARRQIAAQLGVKVETINLYFQRIYETLGVHSWRQAIEQAPWEKCPLEAPPGSLEQQGPAQGPADP encoded by the coding sequence ATGAAAAGAACAGCTATGCGGCGACCCTATCACCGCGGGCCACGGGTCGCCAGTCCTGGCGGCCTCCGCCCGGAGGAATGGCGTGTTCTCATCCTGGCCCGTCAAGGACTGGCCCGACGCCAAATTGCCGCCCAACTGGGTGTCAAAGTCGAGACTATCAACCTCTATTTCCAGCGCATCTACGAGACGCTTGGCGTTCACTCCTGGCGCCAGGCCATCGAGCAAGCGCCCTGGGAGAAATGCCCACTGGAAGCCCCGCCTGGCTCTCTGGAGCAGCAAGGACCAGCACAAGGGCCAGCAGACCCATAG
- a CDS encoding class I SAM-dependent methyltransferase, with protein sequence MDPAENDSVREEDQNSYVIDSENAGELARLMHQDQMLTRGMGGLLPEFPEGAPLPAGGRVLDLACGPGGWALEVAFAYPNVEVIGVDISQAVIEYARAQAWSRGLENAHFRVMDVMQPLAFPDASFDLINGRLLLGFMLPEAWPKLLAECRRLLKPGGIIRLTESESGLTTSPAAERFNALLAEALKKAGQSFSADGRHIGITPVLPRLVRQAGFEEVKLRASAIECSMGTEGYYPMLKDWLMLQELIQPFLIKMGVATGEELGRLIQQATAEMQQEEFCGLYTLLTVWGRKPQ encoded by the coding sequence ATGGACCCTGCCGAGAATGACAGCGTGCGGGAAGAGGACCAGAACTCCTACGTGATCGATTCGGAGAACGCAGGAGAGCTGGCCCGCCTGATGCATCAGGACCAGATGTTGACCAGAGGCATGGGTGGCCTCTTGCCAGAGTTTCCTGAAGGGGCGCCGCTGCCCGCAGGGGGGCGTGTCCTCGACCTGGCCTGCGGCCCGGGAGGCTGGGCGTTGGAAGTGGCCTTTGCCTATCCCAACGTGGAAGTGATCGGCGTCGACATCAGCCAGGCAGTGATCGAATACGCCCGCGCGCAAGCCTGGTCGCGCGGGCTGGAGAACGCCCACTTTCGGGTGATGGATGTCATGCAGCCGCTGGCCTTCCCCGATGCCTCCTTTGACCTGATCAATGGGCGGCTACTCTTGGGCTTCATGCTGCCGGAGGCCTGGCCGAAGCTGCTGGCCGAGTGCCGGCGCCTGCTCAAGCCGGGTGGGATCATCAGACTCACCGAGTCCGAGTCCGGACTGACGACCAGCCCAGCCGCAGAGCGCTTCAACGCTCTCCTGGCGGAGGCGCTCAAGAAGGCGGGCCAGAGCTTCTCAGCGGACGGGCGCCATATTGGGATCACGCCGGTCTTGCCCAGATTGGTGAGGCAGGCGGGCTTTGAGGAGGTGAAGCTGCGGGCCAGCGCCATTGAGTGTTCGATGGGCACCGAAGGCTACTATCCTATGCTCAAAGACTGGCTGATGCTCCAGGAGCTGATCCAACCATTCTTGATCAAAATGGGAGTAGCTACAGGCGAAGAGCTGGGCCGCCTGATCCAGCAAGCAACGGCTGAAATGCAGCAAGAGGAGTTTTGTGGCCTCTACACACTGCTGACCGTCTGGGGTCGCAAGCCTCAGTAG
- a CDS encoding NAD-dependent epimerase/dehydratase family protein, with amino-acid sequence MRVLVTGAFGNIGFSTVQELLRQGHTVHCLDLRTKGNEQKAQQISREAGERVTVQWGDIRQRETVVEAMRDQEVVVHLAAILPPDIYEKLELAYEVNVGGTRNAIEVARQQPQPPRFLFGSSLDVFGYTQDQPPPRKVTDPVQATDDYTRHKLEGEAMLQRSGLTWSIFRFADVPPLGPRPIHPIMFRIPLDTRLEMLHTFDAGLAVANAVSSAEVWGKIWLIGGGPSCQVRYRDYLNRMLEVMGIGSLPEEAFGHEPYCTDWLDTSESQRVLRYQRHSFEEIIQDVAKYAAPPAPVRVLMPLLRPVVRRQMLKLSPYWQKAQAPSA; translated from the coding sequence ATGCGAGTCCTTGTGACGGGCGCTTTTGGCAATATCGGTTTTAGTACGGTGCAGGAGTTGCTGCGCCAGGGCCATACGGTCCACTGTCTCGACCTGCGAACGAAGGGCAATGAGCAGAAGGCGCAGCAGATCAGCCGCGAGGCGGGCGAACGGGTGACAGTCCAATGGGGCGATATTCGCCAGCGCGAGACGGTGGTTGAGGCGATGCGCGATCAGGAGGTGGTGGTCCATCTGGCCGCCATTCTGCCGCCAGACATCTATGAGAAGCTAGAACTGGCTTATGAGGTGAATGTGGGGGGGACGCGCAATGCGATTGAGGTGGCACGGCAGCAGCCCCAGCCTCCACGCTTTCTCTTCGGTTCGAGCCTGGATGTGTTCGGCTACACGCAGGATCAGCCGCCGCCGCGCAAGGTGACCGATCCTGTACAGGCTACCGACGATTATACGCGCCATAAGCTGGAAGGGGAGGCAATGCTGCAACGGTCGGGGCTGACCTGGAGTATCTTCCGCTTCGCTGATGTGCCTCCCCTGGGACCGCGCCCGATTCATCCGATTATGTTCCGTATCCCGCTGGATACCCGCCTGGAGATGCTGCATACGTTCGATGCCGGGCTGGCGGTGGCGAATGCGGTGAGCAGTGCGGAGGTCTGGGGGAAGATCTGGCTGATCGGCGGCGGCCCTTCTTGCCAGGTGCGCTATCGCGATTATTTGAATCGCATGCTGGAGGTGATGGGGATCGGTTCACTGCCGGAGGAGGCTTTCGGCCACGAGCCATACTGTACGGACTGGCTGGATACGAGTGAGAGTCAGCGGGTGCTGCGCTACCAGCGCCATTCCTTCGAGGAGATTATCCAGGATGTGGCGAAGTATGCGGCTCCGCCGGCGCCGGTGCGGGTGCTGATGCCACTGCTGCGCCCAGTGGTGCGCCGCCAGATGCTGAAGCTTTCTCCCTATTGGCAGAAGGCTCAGGCTCCTTCAGCCTGA
- a CDS encoding aminopeptidase, with the protein MHDIRLARWARTLVDYCLQVQPGQLVAIQSTPLAVPLIENIYRELLRAGAYPLTLLSLDRLEELLLREGNDDQLQNTPSLHEGFAERIAARLGIEAASNTSALTTLDPGRLAMRRKAQGALRNRLQQREQEGSYRWCLTLYPTEAYAQDAGLSLSEFEEFVFEACFLNDPDPAARWRDLSQQQQRLVAWLEGKQRIRVLSEGTDLTLSIVGRRFINSDGRRNFPSGEIFTSPVEESLEGTITFDLPSAVDGRLVEGIRLAFAGGKVVEASARQGQDYLLRMLDIDNGARIAGEFAFGNNWNIQRSTRNILFDEKIGGTIHLALGASYPEAGGQNRSALHWDLICDLRKGGEVWVDDTLFLKDGRILI; encoded by the coding sequence ATGCACGACATTCGACTGGCCCGTTGGGCGCGTACCCTGGTCGACTACTGCCTCCAGGTGCAGCCAGGTCAGCTTGTCGCCATCCAATCCACGCCCCTGGCCGTTCCCCTGATCGAAAACATCTATCGAGAGCTTTTGCGCGCGGGAGCTTATCCTCTGACCCTCCTCAGCCTGGACAGGCTGGAGGAGCTACTGCTGCGCGAAGGCAACGACGACCAGCTGCAAAACACCCCCTCGCTTCATGAAGGCTTCGCCGAACGCATCGCCGCCCGTCTGGGAATCGAAGCCGCGAGCAACACCAGCGCTCTTACCACCCTCGACCCGGGCCGCCTGGCCATGCGGCGCAAAGCCCAGGGTGCCCTCAGAAACCGCCTGCAGCAGCGCGAGCAAGAGGGCAGCTATCGCTGGTGCCTGACCCTCTATCCCACCGAAGCCTATGCCCAGGACGCCGGTCTCTCCCTGAGCGAATTCGAAGAATTCGTCTTCGAAGCCTGCTTTCTCAACGACCCCGATCCAGCCGCCCGCTGGCGGGACCTCTCCCAGCAGCAGCAGCGTCTGGTGGCCTGGCTTGAAGGGAAGCAGCGCATTCGCGTCCTCAGCGAAGGCACCGACCTCACCCTCTCCATTGTTGGGCGGCGCTTCATCAACAGCGACGGGCGGCGCAACTTTCCCAGCGGCGAAATCTTCACCAGTCCCGTCGAAGAGAGCCTCGAAGGCACCATCACCTTCGACCTGCCCAGCGCCGTTGACGGGCGCCTCGTCGAAGGCATCCGCCTGGCCTTTGCCGGCGGCAAAGTCGTCGAAGCCAGCGCCCGCCAGGGCCAGGACTATCTGCTGCGCATGCTCGACATCGACAATGGCGCCCGCATCGCCGGAGAATTTGCCTTTGGCAACAACTGGAACATTCAACGGAGCACACGCAACATCCTCTTCGACGAAAAGATCGGTGGCACCATCCACCTCGCCCTGGGGGCCAGCTATCCCGAAGCGGGTGGCCAGAACCGCTCGGCCCTGCACTGGGACCTGATTTGCGACCTGCGCAAAGGCGGCGAAGTCTGGGTTGACGACACCCTCTTCCTCAAAGACGGGCGCATCCTCATCTAA
- a CDS encoding class I SAM-dependent methyltransferase: protein MFFMRLWKRLRSSPAEPGQAVDEINQTEAAVPDHKSNGRRRLSDVPYLLPKDLDEINRLDFQHYVLRLALGRLTFAPVDEQLRQGGQVLDVGCGTGRWAIEIARLYPLTHVTGLDLEQAKATTPPPNYRFIQGNLLQGLPFADSTFHYTHQRFLVAAIPLERWPGAICELYRVTVPGGWIELIELGAETRNAGPCLQQLIAWGRQLAAPRGIDGTQMSRLGEWLQQAGCRQIYTHTLWLPVGAWAGRLGLLFMRDLAAGFNGLEALAVRACGITPEHFRQTIAALEQECNQHQTRYACYLAAGQR, encoded by the coding sequence ATGTTCTTCATGCGCCTCTGGAAACGGTTGCGCTCCTCCCCGGCAGAGCCAGGGCAGGCCGTCGACGAGATCAACCAGACTGAAGCAGCGGTTCCAGACCACAAGAGCAATGGGCGTCGGCGCCTGTCAGACGTGCCCTACCTGCTACCCAAGGATCTGGACGAGATCAACCGTCTGGACTTTCAGCATTATGTCCTGCGCCTGGCTCTGGGACGGCTCACCTTTGCCCCCGTCGACGAGCAGCTTCGGCAGGGCGGGCAGGTGCTCGACGTCGGCTGCGGAACGGGCCGCTGGGCCATCGAAATCGCCCGGCTCTACCCCCTCACTCACGTCACGGGCCTGGACCTGGAACAGGCCAAAGCGACGACGCCGCCTCCCAACTATCGCTTTATCCAGGGGAATCTCCTCCAGGGCCTGCCCTTCGCCGACAGCACCTTTCACTACACTCATCAGCGCTTCCTCGTGGCCGCCATTCCCCTGGAGCGCTGGCCGGGGGCGATCTGCGAGCTTTACCGCGTCACCGTCCCGGGCGGCTGGATCGAGCTGATCGAGCTTGGGGCCGAGACACGCAACGCCGGCCCTTGCCTGCAGCAGCTCATCGCCTGGGGGCGTCAGCTCGCAGCCCCGCGCGGCATCGACGGCACCCAGATGAGCCGCCTGGGCGAATGGCTCCAGCAGGCTGGCTGCCGTCAGATCTACACACACACCCTCTGGCTGCCCGTTGGTGCCTGGGCCGGGCGCCTGGGGCTCCTGTTCATGCGCGACCTCGCGGCAGGCTTCAATGGACTGGAAGCCCTGGCCGTCCGCGCATGCGGCATCACCCCCGAGCACTTTCGCCAGACCATCGCCGCCCTTGAGCAAGAGTGCAACCAGCACCAAACACGCTACGCCTGCTACCTGGCGGCAGGCCAGCGCTAA
- a CDS encoding class I SAM-dependent methyltransferase gives MDPAGDSQERARNQNTYVLNSEDEAELARLMHQDQMLNRHMGGLLPEFPAGPPLPEGGRVLDLACGPGGWALELAFAYPKVHVFGVDISQSIIEYARAQAWSRGLENIHFQVMNVMQPLAFPDASFDLVNGRLLLGFMLPEAWPKLLAECRRLLKPGGVIRLTEAELPLTTSPALERLHALFAEALKKAGQSFSADGRHVGITPVLPRLVRQAGFEEVKLRASAVEWSVETEAHYPVFKDYLMLLELSQPFLLKMGLADQEQLKRLVQQAVAEMQQEEFCALYSLLTVWGYKPQE, from the coding sequence ATGGACCCTGCCGGGGATAGTCAAGAGAGAGCGCGCAACCAGAATACCTATGTGCTCAATTCCGAGGACGAAGCAGAATTAGCGCGGTTGATGCATCAAGACCAGATGCTCAACCGGCATATGGGGGGTCTCCTCCCCGAGTTTCCCGCAGGGCCACCTCTCCCAGAGGGGGGGCGTGTCCTCGACCTGGCCTGTGGCCCGGGAGGCTGGGCCTTAGAACTCGCCTTTGCCTATCCCAAGGTCCACGTCTTTGGCGTGGACATCAGCCAGAGCATCATCGAATATGCCCGCGCGCAAGCCTGGTCGCGCGGGCTGGAGAACATCCACTTTCAGGTGATGAACGTCATGCAGCCGCTGGCCTTCCCCGATGCCTCCTTTGACCTGGTCAATGGGCGGCTACTCTTGGGCTTCATGTTGCCGGAGGCCTGGCCGAAGCTGCTGGCCGAGTGCCGACGCCTGCTCAAGCCGGGTGGGGTGATCAGGCTGACGGAGGCAGAGCTACCGTTGACCACCAGCCCGGCCCTGGAGCGTTTGCATGCCCTGTTTGCCGAGGCGCTCAAGAAGGCGGGCCAGAGCTTCTCAGCGGACGGGCGCCATGTTGGGATCACGCCGGTCTTGCCCAGATTGGTGAGGCAGGCAGGCTTTGAGGAGGTGAAGCTGCGGGCCAGCGCGGTCGAGTGGTCGGTGGAAACCGAGGCCCATTATCCAGTCTTCAAGGATTATCTGATGCTCCTGGAGCTGAGTCAGCCATTTTTGCTCAAGATGGGGTTGGCAGATCAGGAGCAGCTGAAGAGGCTTGTACAGCAGGCGGTGGCCGAGATGCAGCAAGAGGAGTTCTGTGCTCTGTACTCGCTGCTGACGGTCTGGGGATACAAGCCCCAGGAGTAG
- a CDS encoding 6-pyruvoyl trahydropterin synthase family protein encodes MASASSFKVKVEGGYLQFSAAHFITYGGKCERLHGHNYGVTVEAEGTLNEDQLVFDFTILKRLTREICQRLNHRFLLPMKNPHIELIASADEWEIRFREKRYVFPRSDVVELPIDNSTAERLAEYIAQELLEALAPYNTLNVQTLTVGVSEAPTQMACYHLDLRGRLPG; translated from the coding sequence ATGGCTAGTGCAAGTAGTTTTAAGGTGAAGGTGGAGGGCGGCTATCTCCAGTTCAGCGCCGCCCACTTCATTACTTACGGCGGGAAGTGCGAGCGCCTCCACGGCCACAACTATGGCGTCACCGTGGAGGCGGAGGGGACCCTCAACGAGGATCAGCTGGTCTTCGACTTCACGATCCTCAAGCGCCTGACGCGCGAGATCTGCCAGCGCCTCAACCATCGCTTCTTGCTGCCGATGAAGAATCCGCATATCGAGTTGATTGCCTCCGCCGATGAGTGGGAGATCCGCTTTCGCGAGAAGCGCTACGTCTTCCCACGGTCCGATGTGGTGGAGCTGCCGATCGATAACTCAACCGCAGAGCGGCTGGCTGAGTATATCGCGCAGGAGCTGCTGGAGGCACTGGCACCCTACAATACGTTGAATGTGCAGACACTGACGGTGGGCGTTTCGGAGGCTCCGACGCAGATGGCCTGCTACCATCTCGATCTGCGGGGACGTCTGCCAGGCTGA